The DNA sequence cgatttccggtcgaatttctttgggttttggttgttggtgagttgctgaatgagttcctaaccttgttgcagcttgttttgggctgtggaggaagaattgaaggtgTTTGGGGACGTGAACAGTAGCGTGAACAGTTCCATCCGAgttcttgagtttgggtttggaatttccagctttttctgcttgttttggATGTGATTGCAGGTATAGAATTGTTGGGGGTGTtgtggagataattttgagCTAAATAGGTTGACTGGAATTGGATTCCACCTTTGATgttttgtgttaaacttgaggattgtttggtttgagttttttttggaattttggtgtagttattgttattttggatagtatggattataaattttatgGGTGAATCTCTTGATAATTTACTATCAATGTTATTGTGaaattgttctattttgtggaggagtttggaatggagattgtgttttggaaaagaaaatttagagaggagttaaattttagagatGGAATTGTGAGTGGAAATGGGGAAAATTAAGATTGAATGTGGAAATGTTTGGAAAGGATTTTTATGGTAATTGGTGGTATTTTTGTGATGAAGGAAGtgagattaaattgatttagttaTCGAACGGTCCTTGTGAAGGTTTAGATTAAGTGAAGTCATTGAATGGTTAAGGAATCGATTGAGTGGTTAtgagttagagggcattgagattgtaaggaattatagaatttaattccGAATAGAAGTGTGGAATTTTATAATAATTTGTGATTAATAGAcgcttattccgaggggaatgggttgttttgagagtatttcattgtatggtcaattatatcctattctattgtgacaggacgtactgagccctcgagcgaggaggacacagacaggcagcagggttagctgcgggattacttgtgagtggacctttatttttatttaaataattcatgcagcatggtattaaattttgaaatgtgattttatggaaagaaaaggattaaaaaggaaacagttgacaaggaggccagttcggcgcatgcgtatcttacctagttggcagtcccttctaggtaatagtctggtcggcagtcccgtccagactacagctcggttggcagtcccatccgatgcgtcatctggttggcagtcccttccagatgacttgatgtagttagtcggcagtcccgtctactacctgtggctagttggcagtcccaactaatcaccgcctcctactccggttggcagtcccttccgatgcgtcatcaggtggcagtccctccccgatggcatgagatgcctaggaagcagtccttcctagtcatcaaatgagtttcatggaaaaggatttgagttggaacttcataggatttggctgcatgatggttttgttaaaaagagaaatggggaagcataccataaattgttttgactctcaattcagttttgtccactcactctaatggattttatatgttttcccctgggcccttcgttttcaaatgcccagatttcagatttgcagagattgcgtccaggctcaagaacttgggaatcagcgcttccgtttttgtccgtaggttattacttaacctaccttgtatgatatcggcttagtttagtgttgctctgataaaccttttctttgaagtttgatggatgttgttgtatGGGTTGTTGTTGCTTACGGAGGATTATGTTGGAATTTGAGCTTttcggatgtaatatatgtgcatgGATTGTTAATTTGAtatagtaggttgagtagaagttgtAGTTAAAAttatgtccaggtttgtgaaattttgggtagcccatttttaggggaggttctgccgaatttttcggtaggatttcgcttaaagtgggccccgcaggctcgtatccaggtaataggggtgattcctgggtcgggtcctgtcaaaaGGTGTACTCTACCTTCACAATGACATCCCACTCTCAACCAATTTTGTGATGTCACTCATTTTCGAATCGGTGATTATTCGACAATAGTCCACCGAGTCATTATAATCATTTATGAGAATTCAATAACCTCTAGTTTAATGttgcattgttttttattttcttaaactCAAATTAATATTTAGTAGTTGTTCACTAAACTATTGCATGATTTTTTGAcgaattttttaaaatattcCAGTACTATTTCAATGAGGAAAATACAAGTAAATTCAAATCTTTTCTCCCCTCTTTGCATTGCCGATCTCCCTCTCATTCTTCCTCTTTGATGGACGATGATTTCTAAAAAGATTTAACACCTAACAAGGCttgagcacaaagcttggtgaaAATTTTGAGAAAGATCACGAGAATCAGATACTAAACTAAAATGATCTGACAATCCAAGGCTCTAAGCAGCTTTGAAGACAGGCTAGACTATCAGGAATCGTCGAAAAAATAATCGTAGAAAAGTAGGTGAAAtttctcattaaaaaaaataataataaaaaataaaccgGTGTTTCGACGCCTATAAATTCTATTCGCAACGAAACGACAGCGTTTCCCCCCAACGTGACTACAAATTTCACATTCCACCAGAGGCTGGAATATTTGCACTCagagactgatcttcttcttcttcttcctcgtccggaataggatttagggttttcttcaattttgataCTCCAAAACGCCGTCGTTTTGGAACCACCGAGCAATGGGGACCGAACTGGTGGTCGCGACGGACCGAGTCCAGAAGTTCTTCGACGACCTAGAGGCCCAAAAGGCCATCCTCTCCACCTCCACCAAGCTCTACGCGACCCTCTCCGATCACTTCAACGCCCTCCACAAATCGCTCGCCGAGAAATCCCAATCCCTCGACGCCAAAATCGAATCCCTAGAATCGCGTTCCCGCCAAACCCTAGAGTCCCTCGACCTCCGGGAGATCTCGCTCCCGGAGCGCAAGGCCTCCGCCGCGGCCCGCGTTTCGGAGCAGAAAGGCGCCGCCTTGGCCGAGTTCGAGCGAAACGTTTCGGGGAGTTTGGACATCGCCGAAACGCTGAAGTCGTTGTGTAGAAAAATGGACTCGGAGGGGTTGCTGAAGTTCATAGTTTCGAAGCGGAAGGAGTCGGTGTCGCTGAGGGCGGAGATTGTTCAGGCCATGGCGGAGGCAGTGGACGCGCCGAGGCTGGTGTTGGATGCGTTGGAGGGGTTTCTGGAGACCAAGGCCAAGAAAGTTGGGGTCACTGATAAGCGGTGGGCCTGTGGGCTTTTGGTTCAGGCTTTGTTTCCGGATGTGAGGTCGAATTCGGGCCCGAAAGGGCCGGCATTTGCCCGGAGTGTGGTGGAGAGAGCGGCGGGGGTTGCGGACACGTGGAAGGGGCAGATGGATGAGCTGAACAGGAGCGGTGGAGGGACGTTGGGGGCGGCGGAGGCGGTGATGTTTGTGCAGATGGTGATTGGGTTTCAGTTGAGAGAGAAGTACAATGAGGAGTTTTATAAGAAGTTGGTGATGGAACATGCTGCTAGGAGAGATATGGCAAGGCTTGCAGGGGCTTTACAATTCGGAGATATCGGAGGTATGTGACAAATTTTAGCAACATGTTCTTTCCGATTATTGCTGCTTAAATGTGTGCATGTTAGAATATAATGTAAGCTGTTTGTGTGCAAGAAGCTATGCTGTCATTGGTGAGAAGCTTGTTTCTTGAACTTGGTCTCTGTTTGGGTAATATTCTGCATACAAAATTGAACTTAGTTAGGTGAACCTTAACTTAGTTGTTTTGGCATGAGTTTGATTTGAATGGTTCCCAAAGTGGTTCAAGATCAGTGCATACTCAGATTGTTTTCGAATCTTGCCAAGCGCAGGGAAGGTGGAGGTTGGTTTAAATTTATAATGTGAACTATTATTAAGGTAGTTGGATAGATGTCAGCTTACTGTTGTAGGATTTAAATGAAGTCTAAGGTGCTGAGTGTTGCTAATGTGAAGTCGTGATGTAGATTATCAACTTTTTGAAGTATGCTAATTTCTTTGAAGCTTATTAATGAACTTTAGCATTTGTTTATAGTGGTGAACTTTACCTCTTATAGGCATTTTTTTGCTTAATACTTAAGAGCTGAAGCCTGGATGTTTTCTTGATGGAGCATGGTGGCTTGACACAATCCAAATTCTGATCTTGAAGTTTTTGAATCTGGAAGAGACTTAAAAGTGTAGTAACATTTAACATAAAGTAAAAAATCTATCATTTAAT is a window from the Rosa chinensis cultivar Old Blush chromosome 2, RchiOBHm-V2, whole genome shotgun sequence genome containing:
- the LOC112188688 gene encoding FRIGIDA-like protein 4a; this encodes MGTELVVATDRVQKFFDDLEAQKAILSTSTKLYATLSDHFNALHKSLAEKSQSLDAKIESLESRSRQTLESLDLREISLPERKASAAARVSEQKGAALAEFERNVSGSLDIAETLKSLCRKMDSEGLLKFIVSKRKESVSLRAEIVQAMAEAVDAPRLVLDALEGFLETKAKKVGVTDKRWACGLLVQALFPDVRSNSGPKGPAFARSVVERAAGVADTWKGQMDELNRSGGGTLGAAEAVMFVQMVIGFQLREKYNEEFYKKLVMEHAARRDMARLAGALQFGDIGDVIDELVKNGKEIEAIYFAFESGLTERFPPISLLKSYLKNSKKNASTIMKNGNNSVAASEESSTLELNSIKAMIKCVEDHKLESEFSLEPLRKRATALEKAKADRKKNSAAASGKSNNKRSYGGGGGGGRGGGRGGVGSSSFRPAKAAKYSNAYPSSFNRRIPNPPPQHSPVTRYPGPYNYPSPTPTVYDGPTSVSYGTSYGVARPQSPVALPQQHIYSLSGDNSMAASSVFRSGGSYGGQTSYGGPYDYANGTPPSYQPLPYAK